The proteins below come from a single Desulfitobacterium metallireducens DSM 15288 genomic window:
- the rplO gene encoding 50S ribosomal protein L15, which produces MKLHELKPAKGATHATKRLGRGIGSGTGKTAGKGHKGQNARSGGGVRPGFEGGQIPLARRMPKRGFTNIFKKEYVVLNVRDLERFDNGAVVNYESLFELGLIKTIKDGVKILGTGEITKALTIKVDKVSTAAAEKIVAAGGKVEVE; this is translated from the coding sequence ATGAAATTGCATGAACTGAAGCCTGCCAAAGGCGCGACCCATGCTACAAAGCGTTTGGGCCGTGGAATCGGGTCTGGAACTGGAAAAACAGCCGGTAAAGGACATAAAGGTCAAAATGCCCGTTCGGGTGGTGGCGTGCGTCCTGGATTTGAAGGCGGTCAAATCCCCTTGGCCCGTCGGATGCCGAAACGCGGTTTTACCAACATCTTCAAGAAAGAGTATGTTGTCCTCAATGTACGTGATTTGGAGCGGTTTGATAATGGCGCGGTTGTAAATTATGAAAGCCTCTTTGAACTGGGTCTCATTAAAACAATCAAAGATGGCGTAAAGATTTTAGGAACAGGAGAAATAACCAAGGCGCTGACTATTAAGGTTGACAAAGTCAGTACAGCCGCGGCAGAGAAGATCGTTGCTGCTGGCGGAAAAGTTGAGGTGGAATAG
- the secY gene encoding preprotein translocase subunit SecY gives MIVDSLKNAWKVAEIRNKIGFTLLMFLIFRIGAHIPIPFMDHSVLSNMIGSGSIFDFLDTFSGGSFRRFSVFALSITPYITASIILQLLTIVVPYLEHLAKEGQYGRKKITQYTRYGTVVLGFIQGFGLTYGLRTALVIPSPSLKWPIYLLVALILTAGTAFLMWIGERITEKGIGNGISLIIFAGIVARVPDGLKYIWGLLKVGEINALSVIGLVIMGAAIIAGVVFIQEGQRRVQVQYAKRVVGRRVYGGQSSHIPLKVNQSGVIPIIFAISLLAFPSTIATWMPATSGYVQFINRWFTMNGTVYSIPYLIIYAMLIIFFTYFYTAVTFNPVDVADNIKKYGGFIPGLRPGRATSDYLAKILSRLTLAGGLFLSLIAVLPSLIVGLTGIQNISLGGTSLLIVVSVALETMKQMESLLMQRHYQGFMK, from the coding sequence ATGATTGTCGATTCCCTGAAAAATGCATGGAAAGTCGCAGAGATCAGGAATAAAATCGGATTCACCTTACTCATGTTCCTTATCTTTCGGATTGGGGCGCATATCCCGATTCCTTTTATGGATCATAGTGTGCTCTCCAATATGATTGGGTCAGGAAGCATTTTTGATTTCTTAGATACGTTCTCCGGAGGATCCTTTAGGCGGTTCTCGGTATTTGCTTTGAGTATCACCCCCTATATTACGGCTTCAATTATCCTTCAACTTTTGACGATTGTTGTTCCTTACCTGGAGCATTTAGCTAAAGAAGGACAATATGGTCGGAAAAAGATTACTCAATACACACGGTATGGAACAGTTGTCCTAGGCTTTATACAAGGTTTTGGGTTGACTTATGGCCTCCGTACTGCATTGGTAATTCCGAGCCCGAGTTTAAAATGGCCGATTTATCTCTTAGTTGCGCTCATCCTCACAGCAGGAACAGCTTTTCTGATGTGGATTGGAGAACGAATTACTGAAAAAGGAATTGGCAATGGGATTTCACTGATCATCTTCGCAGGGATCGTTGCTAGAGTACCGGATGGCTTAAAGTACATCTGGGGGTTGCTCAAAGTAGGTGAAATCAATGCTCTCTCGGTTATTGGATTAGTCATTATGGGGGCAGCGATTATTGCTGGAGTTGTCTTTATTCAAGAAGGACAGCGTCGTGTTCAAGTGCAATATGCCAAACGAGTGGTCGGACGTCGTGTTTACGGTGGTCAATCCTCACATATTCCGCTTAAAGTTAATCAATCTGGAGTAATTCCGATTATCTTTGCAATATCACTTCTTGCTTTTCCAAGTACAATCGCGACTTGGATGCCTGCCACATCAGGTTATGTACAATTCATTAATCGCTGGTTTACGATGAATGGTACTGTGTATTCAATACCTTATCTCATTATCTACGCGATGTTGATTATCTTCTTCACCTATTTCTATACCGCAGTAACCTTCAATCCAGTAGATGTAGCAGATAACATCAAGAAATACGGTGGATTCATTCCTGGACTCCGTCCTGGCCGGGCTACTTCGGATTATCTTGCGAAGATTCTGAGCCGTTTAACCTTAGCCGGAGGATTGTTTTTATCGTTGATTGCTGTTCTGCCTAGTCTGATTGTTGGTTTAACGGGGATTCAAAACATTTCTCTTGGGGGTACTTCATTATTGATTGTCGTCAGCGTTGCCTTGGAAACCATGAAACAAATGGAATCCCTGCTGATGCAGCGACACTACCAAGGGTTTATGAAGTAA
- a CDS encoding adenylate kinase, which produces MRAILMGPPGAGKGTQATGLIEKYQIPHISTGDMFRAAIKTGTSLGKKAKEFMDAGSLVPDEVTIGIVAERLAEADCANGFLLDGFPRTIAQADALDKILVDLQMKLDGVLNIEVAEAKLIERLTGRRICRQCGATYHMVFNPPSADGVCDKCGGELYQRSDDTLETAKNRLDVYNLQTQPLIEYYRGQGILKEINGDQDISKVLEDILAALE; this is translated from the coding sequence ATGAGAGCAATACTCATGGGCCCACCCGGTGCGGGCAAAGGAACGCAGGCTACGGGCCTCATTGAAAAGTATCAGATTCCTCATATCTCGACAGGCGATATGTTTCGGGCTGCAATCAAGACTGGAACGTCGCTAGGGAAGAAGGCAAAGGAATTTATGGATGCCGGATCCCTAGTACCTGATGAAGTAACGATTGGGATCGTTGCTGAGAGATTAGCTGAAGCAGATTGTGCCAACGGATTTCTGCTTGATGGATTTCCACGCACAATTGCCCAAGCTGATGCCTTAGATAAAATTCTTGTTGATCTTCAGATGAAATTAGATGGAGTCTTAAACATCGAAGTGGCCGAAGCCAAACTTATAGAGCGTCTCACGGGACGCCGGATTTGCCGGCAATGCGGTGCGACCTATCACATGGTCTTTAATCCCCCAAGTGCTGATGGCGTTTGTGATAAGTGCGGAGGGGAACTGTACCAGCGCAGTGATGATACGCTCGAAACGGCGAAAAACCGCCTTGATGTGTATAACCTTCAAACCCAACCCTTGATTGAATATTATCGGGGTCAGGGAATTCTCAAAGAGATTAACGGTGACCAGGACATCAGTAAGGTGCTGGAAGATATTCTGGCTGCTTTGGAGTAA
- the map gene encoding type I methionyl aminopeptidase: MIELKSKSQVEHMRKAGKITADTLQLLGESIHPGITTQELDQIAENYIRKCGAVPSFKGYNGFPYSICASVNEEVVHGFPGLTVLQSGDIISIDCGATYEGYVGDSAVTFAVGEISDELQKLLRVTKESLMLGIEQAHKGNRLYDISHAVQTHVEANGFSVVRDYVGHGIGREMHEEPQIPNYGKAGRGPRLDIGMCLAIEPMVNLGTYEVKTLRNHWTVVTKDGKASAHFEHTVAITENGPEIMTRS, encoded by the coding sequence ATGATAGAACTTAAAAGTAAGTCACAAGTGGAACACATGCGTAAAGCCGGTAAGATTACGGCGGATACACTCCAGCTATTGGGCGAGTCAATCCATCCAGGGATTACTACTCAGGAGCTCGATCAAATTGCCGAGAATTATATTCGAAAATGCGGTGCTGTTCCAAGCTTCAAAGGTTACAATGGTTTTCCGTATTCCATCTGTGCTTCCGTGAACGAAGAGGTTGTACACGGGTTTCCGGGTTTAACGGTGTTACAATCTGGAGATATTATCAGTATCGATTGCGGTGCAACCTATGAAGGATATGTTGGCGATTCTGCCGTGACCTTCGCGGTTGGGGAAATCTCTGACGAATTGCAAAAATTATTGCGCGTTACGAAAGAGTCCCTAATGCTTGGAATTGAACAAGCTCACAAAGGAAACCGCCTCTATGACATTTCCCATGCGGTTCAAACCCATGTTGAAGCTAATGGCTTTTCTGTTGTTCGCGACTATGTGGGACACGGAATTGGCCGAGAGATGCATGAAGAACCGCAAATCCCCAATTACGGAAAAGCTGGACGGGGGCCTCGACTCGACATCGGGATGTGTTTGGCTATTGAACCGATGGTCAACTTGGGAACGTATGAAGTGAAGACACTCCGTAACCACTGGACTGTTGTGACGAAGGACGGCAAAGCTTCTGCCCATTTTGAACACACTGTAGCCATTACCGAAAATGGCCCTGAGATAATGACTCGGAGTTAA
- the infA gene encoding translation initiation factor IF-1: MSKEDVIEVEGKVLEPLPNAMFLVELANGHKVLAHVSGKIRMNFIKILPGDRVTLELSPYDLSRGRIVYRFK, translated from the coding sequence ATGTCAAAAGAGGACGTCATCGAAGTCGAAGGAAAAGTACTAGAGCCACTACCTAACGCCATGTTCTTGGTGGAATTAGCCAATGGACATAAGGTATTAGCACATGTCTCTGGTAAGATCCGGATGAATTTCATTAAGATTCTTCCAGGGGACCGGGTTACATTGGAGCTTTCTCCTTATGACCTGTCTCGTGGCAGGATTGTTTATCGGTTTAAGTAA
- the rpmJ gene encoding 50S ribosomal protein L36, producing MKVRPSVKKICEKCKIIKRHGKVMVICEDPKHKQRQG from the coding sequence GTGAAAGTAAGGCCTTCTGTTAAAAAAATCTGTGAAAAATGTAAAATCATTAAACGCCATGGAAAAGTCATGGTTATCTGTGAAGATCCGAAACACAAACAAAGACAAGGCTAA
- the rpsM gene encoding 30S ribosomal protein S13 gives MARIAGVDLPREKRVEIGLTYIYGIGLPTSHKILAKTGVDPDTRIRDLSEEEVGRLREVIDKEFKVEGDLRREVSLNIKRLMEIGCYRGLRHRRGLPVRGQRTKTNARTRKGPIKTVGARRKK, from the coding sequence ATGGCACGTATCGCTGGAGTTGATTTACCGCGTGAGAAACGTGTAGAGATTGGATTGACCTATATCTATGGAATTGGGCTTCCAACATCTCATAAGATTCTCGCAAAGACCGGCGTAGATCCGGACACCCGTATTCGTGACTTATCCGAAGAGGAAGTAGGCCGCCTCCGGGAAGTTATTGATAAAGAATTTAAGGTTGAAGGTGACTTACGTCGGGAAGTATCCCTCAATATTAAACGTCTGATGGAAATTGGCTGTTATCGTGGATTACGTCATCGTCGTGGGCTTCCTGTTCGTGGACAGCGCACCAAAACGAATGCACGTACGCGTAAAGGTCCGATTAAGACGGTTGGCGCAAGACGCAAAAAATAA
- the rpsK gene encoding 30S ribosomal protein S11, translated as MARKVVRTKRRERKNIDSGVAHIRSTFNNTMVTITDTHGNAISWSSAGALGFKGSRKSTPFAAQMAAETAAKTAMEHGMKEVECFVKGPGAGREAAIRALQSAGLEVNLIKDVTPIPHNGCRPPKRRRV; from the coding sequence ATGGCCCGTAAAGTTGTTCGTACGAAACGCCGCGAACGTAAAAACATCGATAGTGGCGTAGCGCACATTAGATCTACGTTTAACAATACGATGGTTACCATTACCGATACACACGGGAACGCAATATCCTGGTCTAGCGCTGGTGCGCTGGGCTTCAAAGGATCCCGTAAAAGCACACCGTTTGCTGCGCAAATGGCAGCTGAAACTGCAGCTAAAACTGCAATGGAACATGGCATGAAAGAAGTAGAATGCTTTGTTAAAGGACCGGGAGCTGGCCGTGAGGCTGCGATCCGTGCTCTCCAATCTGCAGGACTTGAAGTGAATTTAATCAAAGACGTGACGCCGATTCCGCATAACGGTTGTCGGCCTCCGAAACGGAGAAGAGTATAA
- the rpsD gene encoding 30S ribosomal protein S4 gives MARYTGPVCRLCRREGMKLFLKGDRCYTGKCAIDRRAYAPGQHGQSRGKKPTEYGIQLREKQKVRRIYGVAEKQFRTYFVEASRQKGMTGENLLRLLERRLDNVVFQLGFATSRPEARQLVRHGHFIVNGRRVDIPSFLVRQGDVVAYKEASKTSPRIKEILTNLDRTPPQWLSLDANAASGTVVALPTREDIQMPIQEHLIVEKYSR, from the coding sequence ATGGCAAGATATACAGGTCCTGTTTGTCGTTTATGTCGTCGGGAAGGAATGAAACTCTTCCTGAAAGGTGATCGTTGCTATACAGGAAAATGTGCAATTGACCGTCGAGCTTATGCTCCTGGTCAACACGGCCAAAGCCGCGGTAAAAAGCCTACTGAATATGGTATTCAGTTACGTGAAAAACAAAAAGTTCGGCGTATCTATGGAGTTGCTGAGAAACAATTCCGTACTTATTTCGTTGAAGCGTCTCGCCAAAAAGGGATGACAGGTGAAAACCTTCTTCGTCTCTTAGAGCGCCGCCTCGATAATGTGGTATTCCAACTTGGATTCGCAACTTCTCGTCCGGAAGCTCGTCAGCTCGTTCGTCATGGACACTTTATTGTGAATGGTCGTCGAGTTGATATCCCTTCCTTCCTTGTTCGTCAAGGAGATGTTGTTGCTTACAAAGAAGCGAGCAAGACTTCACCACGGATTAAGGAAATTTTAACTAATCTTGATCGTACACCGCCGCAATGGCTGAGTTTAGATGCTAATGCTGCAAGCGGCACAGTCGTAGCACTACCCACTCGAGAAGATATTCAAATGCCTATCCAGGAACACCTCATCGTTGAGAAATACTCTCGTTAA
- a CDS encoding DNA-directed RNA polymerase subunit alpha yields MLEIEKPRIECVERSDDNTYARFVVEPLERGYGITLGNSLRRILLSSLPGTAVTAIKIEGVLHEFSTVPGVLEDVTDIILNLKSLALKGYTDEMKILRLEASGEGVVRAGDIITDADIEVLNPDLKIATLDKDARLSMEMTAERGRGYVPADKNKKPDQVIGVIPIDSIFAPIYKVNYAVEDTRVGMITNYDKLTLEVWSNGSISPEEATSLAAKVLSEHLLLFIGLTDKLNDVEIMVEKEEEGKDKILEMTIEELDLSVRSYNCLKRAGINSVEELTQKTEEDMIKVRNLGRKSLEEVEFKLKELGLGFRTVED; encoded by the coding sequence ATATTAGAAATCGAGAAGCCCAGAATTGAATGCGTTGAACGTTCTGACGACAACACCTATGCAAGATTTGTAGTTGAACCTCTGGAGAGAGGATATGGGATTACTTTAGGAAATTCTTTACGGCGAATCCTTTTATCCTCGCTTCCGGGTACGGCAGTGACTGCGATTAAAATCGAAGGTGTTCTTCATGAATTCTCCACGGTACCAGGAGTGCTGGAAGATGTAACGGATATCATCCTTAACCTTAAAAGCTTAGCTTTGAAAGGCTATACAGACGAAATGAAAATCTTGCGTCTGGAAGCTTCAGGAGAGGGAGTGGTTCGCGCCGGTGATATTATCACGGATGCGGATATTGAAGTACTGAATCCTGATTTGAAGATCGCCACTCTGGATAAGGATGCCCGTCTCTCGATGGAGATGACGGCCGAAAGAGGCCGTGGTTATGTACCGGCTGATAAAAATAAGAAGCCGGATCAAGTGATTGGCGTAATCCCCATTGATTCCATTTTCGCTCCGATTTACAAGGTAAATTATGCCGTTGAAGATACTCGGGTGGGCATGATCACGAACTATGATAAGCTCACTCTCGAGGTCTGGTCCAACGGAAGTATTTCACCGGAAGAAGCGACAAGCCTGGCAGCAAAAGTCTTAAGCGAACATCTTCTTCTTTTCATTGGTCTTACCGATAAGCTCAATGATGTTGAGATTATGGTTGAGAAAGAAGAAGAAGGTAAAGATAAGATTCTTGAGATGACAATTGAAGAACTAGACCTCTCGGTTCGTTCTTATAACTGTTTGAAACGGGCTGGAATCAATTCGGTGGAAGAACTTACTCAGAAAACGGAAGAGGACATGATTAAGGTTCGCAACTTGGGCCGCAAGTCCTTGGAAGAAGTGGAATTCAAGTTAAAAGAGCTCGGCTTAGGGTTCCGCACAGTCGAGGACTAA
- the rplQ gene encoding 50S ribosomal protein L17: MAYRKLGRNSGHRGAMLRNLATSLLKYERIETTEARAKELNAITEKMISLGKQGDLAARRHAMAYLMEEDVVTKLFETIAPKYSDRQGGYTRIMKTGFRRGDAAELVLIELV, translated from the coding sequence TTGGCTTACCGTAAATTGGGAAGAAACTCAGGTCATCGTGGCGCAATGCTACGTAACCTTGCCACTTCTCTGTTAAAATACGAGCGTATTGAAACGACTGAAGCTCGCGCCAAAGAACTCAATGCAATTACCGAGAAAATGATTTCGCTAGGTAAGCAAGGAGATCTTGCTGCTCGTCGTCATGCTATGGCTTATCTGATGGAAGAAGATGTAGTAACGAAATTATTCGAAACTATTGCTCCGAAGTACAGTGATCGCCAAGGCGGTTACACTAGGATCATGAAAACCGGCTTCCGCCGCGGAGACGCAGCAGAACTCGTACTCATCGAACTCGTGTAA
- a CDS encoding ABC transporter ATP-binding protein: MYELQIKDITYKTILTQVNFDWIQGEKLALMGANGSGKSTLARILAGLIQQESGEVVLDQNGAIHSWHDYPHWKMIGFVGQHPRRQTIGATVAEELGFGLLNQGMNAAEVKKMVKLLATQIGLQEQLLQSPATLSGGERQRLVIAAVLALQPAFIILDESISMLDLRARKRVFDLLDTHLGSDKESNRESGLGQLWITHDPEIALKADRLLVLQEGIIVEQGNPRDILADDERCREYGIRGLKESSFPQNISKDPILNASRPKARAEVLRWQKAEYKSRVWIDQVVKRNEFIGIIGPSGAGKTTLLESGLGLVTPFKGRFQAFDDESVPIPSKQLRNKIRLLQQEAGEYLLGRTVYDEIFYTVGKGERARSKEIHEQYLNQMSIPKIQWQQDPLQMSGGERQKVALAAALTTNPGILLFDEPLIGLDRQGRANFKAFMNASKNSYTILYVTHDLEEILDMATRLWLIENGRITFECEVGDHFLKERERFRSAGVKC; this comes from the coding sequence GTGTACGAGCTACAGATCAAGGATATAACATATAAAACGATTCTGACTCAAGTCAACTTTGACTGGATTCAGGGAGAAAAACTGGCTTTGATGGGAGCGAACGGTTCAGGAAAGTCTACTTTAGCACGAATTCTTGCAGGACTTATTCAGCAGGAGTCCGGCGAGGTAGTTCTTGATCAAAACGGAGCAATCCATTCTTGGCATGACTACCCGCATTGGAAAATGATTGGGTTTGTTGGGCAGCATCCTCGTCGGCAAACCATCGGGGCTACTGTTGCTGAAGAACTCGGTTTTGGTCTATTAAACCAGGGTATGAATGCGGCGGAAGTAAAAAAAATGGTGAAATTGCTCGCGACGCAGATCGGGCTTCAAGAGCAGTTGTTACAGTCACCTGCTACGCTTTCAGGGGGTGAAAGGCAACGGTTAGTGATTGCAGCAGTCCTTGCTCTTCAACCCGCTTTCATAATTCTTGATGAATCGATTTCTATGCTTGACCTTAGAGCAAGGAAACGGGTCTTCGATCTACTTGATACCCATTTGGGAAGCGATAAGGAGAGCAACCGGGAATCAGGATTGGGTCAACTTTGGATAACACATGATCCTGAGATTGCGCTAAAGGCGGATAGGCTCCTCGTGCTTCAGGAAGGCATAATCGTTGAACAAGGTAACCCCAGGGATATTCTTGCTGATGATGAACGGTGCAGAGAGTATGGAATTAGAGGTTTGAAAGAATCCTCCTTCCCCCAGAATATTTCAAAGGATCCTATACTGAATGCTTCTCGTCCAAAAGCTCGGGCTGAGGTTTTACGTTGGCAGAAGGCTGAATATAAAAGTAGGGTTTGGATTGACCAGGTTGTTAAAAGGAATGAATTTATAGGTATCATTGGGCCGTCTGGGGCAGGAAAGACAACCCTATTAGAAAGTGGATTAGGATTAGTAACGCCTTTTAAAGGGAGATTCCAGGCATTCGATGATGAATCTGTACCCATCCCTTCAAAGCAACTACGGAACAAAATACGACTACTTCAGCAGGAGGCAGGAGAATATCTTCTGGGTCGTACGGTATATGATGAAATATTTTATACAGTAGGCAAAGGAGAGCGCGCCAGAAGTAAGGAAATACATGAACAATATTTAAATCAGATGAGTATTCCTAAAATTCAATGGCAGCAGGATCCCCTGCAGATGAGTGGGGGCGAGCGACAAAAAGTGGCACTGGCTGCAGCCTTGACGACGAATCCAGGAATACTTCTCTTTGATGAGCCACTCATCGGGTTAGATCGTCAGGGAAGAGCGAACTTTAAGGCATTCATGAATGCGTCTAAGAATAGCTATACCATTCTTTATGTAACGCATGATCTAGAAGAAATTTTAGATATGGCTACACGGTTATGGCTCATTGAAAATGGGAGAATTACATTCGAATGCGAAGTCGGAGACCATTTTTTGAAGGAACGAGAACGTTTCCGAAGTGCAGGGGTGAAATGCTGA
- a CDS encoding energy-coupling factor transporter transmembrane component T family protein, producing MNLEVYYATQSPLHTLDARLKVAALFWISLWITWSTWQGLFIHMLGIIVVMRLSHLPLQIYKSSFYAFLMLSAFYILATAWTWNPSEVFWQGHWSIDDIGDTGIILWRIALIFILTRMFVAITPALEQGVGIAYFFTPLIKIFPKSADFVLILTLTLRFVPVLMEEAQLLGKARILKGAWPMSLFHKVIEVCRLIPPLLILSLRRADELAENLLARGYTSGTYQSVSFGEWTRIDQRGVNFLILWPFIIWGSEKLISYILK from the coding sequence ATGAATCTTGAAGTCTACTATGCGACACAAAGTCCCCTGCACACGTTAGATGCGCGCTTAAAGGTAGCTGCTTTGTTTTGGATATCGCTTTGGATAACCTGGAGTACTTGGCAGGGGCTTTTTATTCACATGCTTGGGATAATTGTCGTGATGAGATTAAGCCATTTGCCCTTACAAATTTATAAATCGAGTTTTTATGCTTTTTTGATGTTGAGTGCCTTCTATATTCTTGCCACAGCTTGGACGTGGAACCCCAGTGAAGTTTTTTGGCAGGGACACTGGTCAATAGACGATATTGGGGATACAGGCATCATCTTGTGGCGTATTGCACTTATTTTTATACTTACTCGGATGTTTGTGGCGATCACGCCAGCACTAGAGCAGGGAGTGGGTATAGCCTACTTTTTTACCCCCTTAATCAAAATATTCCCGAAGAGTGCAGATTTCGTACTCATCTTAACGTTAACCTTGCGTTTTGTCCCCGTATTGATGGAGGAGGCTCAGCTTTTAGGAAAGGCAAGAATTCTTAAAGGAGCTTGGCCGATGTCTCTATTTCACAAAGTTATTGAAGTGTGTCGCTTGATTCCTCCACTTTTGATTTTAAGCTTAAGGAGAGCTGATGAGCTCGCTGAGAATCTTCTTGCACGGGGATATACCTCAGGAACTTATCAGAGTGTTAGCTTTGGGGAGTGGACCCGAATTGATCAAAGGGGAGTCAATTTTTTAATTCTTTGGCCGTTTATTATCTGGGGAAGTGAAAAGCTAATAAGCTATATATTGAAATAA
- the yyaC gene encoding spore protease YyaC has translation MEVKIISKDARNILTSFNTFSSFNYKDKQAFILTLKELSDRKNIVFACIGTDRATGDCLGPLIGTNLQRLGYTVCGTLEEPLHAQNLALELQKVRSIYKPDLILAIDASLGRLEDIGKISLANSPLKPGSGVQKDLPPVGDLSILGTVNVGGFLDLQILQCTRLHTVMKLTTDITHLIWQAIPTKEM, from the coding sequence ATGGAGGTGAAAATCATTTCGAAAGATGCCAGGAACATCTTAACCTCATTTAATACCTTCTCCTCTTTTAATTATAAGGATAAGCAAGCTTTTATTTTAACGTTGAAAGAATTAAGTGATCGGAAAAATATTGTCTTCGCTTGCATTGGAACGGATCGTGCCACAGGAGACTGTCTCGGCCCCCTAATTGGCACAAATTTGCAACGATTAGGATATACCGTTTGCGGAACACTTGAAGAACCCCTTCATGCTCAAAACCTAGCCCTCGAACTTCAAAAGGTCAGGTCTATTTATAAGCCTGATCTTATCCTCGCTATTGATGCTAGTTTAGGCCGACTTGAGGATATTGGAAAGATAAGTCTAGCCAACTCTCCGTTAAAACCTGGATCAGGCGTCCAGAAAGATCTCCCTCCTGTAGGTGACCTCTCAATCCTTGGGACGGTGAATGTTGGAGGTTTCTTAGATTTGCAGATTCTCCAGTGTACTCGTCTTCATACCGTGATGAAACTTACTACTGATATTACTCACTTGATCTGGCAAGCGATCCCCACTAAAGAGATGTGA